In Camarhynchus parvulus chromosome 28, STF_HiC, whole genome shotgun sequence, the following proteins share a genomic window:
- the ISYNA1 gene encoding inositol-3-phosphate synthase 1 has product MAEPFLVESPDVTYSKDFIEAKYTYSTVHVCKENGVTKVRPCSTRFTFRTGRQVPRLGVMLVGWGGNNGTTVTAAVLANRLGLSWMTKTGRKTANYYGSLLQASTVCLGTGPSGDVYVPFRDLLPMVHPNDIVFDGWDISSLNLAEAMRRAEVLEWPLQEQLWPHMEKMKPRPSIYIPEFIAANQEERADNVLRGPMAQQVEQIRRDIRDFKESSGVDKVIVLWTANTERFCDIVPGLNDTADNLLRAIERGLEVSPSTLFAVASILEGCAYINGSPQNTFVPGAVELAAQRRVFIGGDDFKSGQTKLKSVLVDFLVGAGLKTKSIVSYNHLGNNDGKNLSAPQQFRSKEISKSNVVDDTVQANPVLYGPQDKPDHCVVIKYVPYVGDSKRALDEYTSEIMMGGTNTIVIHNTCEDSLLASPIILDLAILTELCQRISFCTEADPEFQGFHSVLSILAFLCKAPLVPEGSPVVNALFRQRSCIENILRACLGLPPQNHMLLEHKMQRPSPPKRSCPGGAACPLVPKKSPPVPTQLNGHPPCAPRAPRVPLHIDGAD; this is encoded by the exons ATGGCAGAGCCATTCCTCGTGGAGAGCCCCGACGTCACCTACAGCAAGGACTTCATCGAGGCCAAGTACACCTACAGCACCGTGCACGTCTGCAAGGAGAACGGCGTCACCAAG gtgcgGCCGTGCTCCACCCGCTTCACCTTCCGCACGGGCCGGCAGGTGCCGCGCCTGGGGGTGATGCTGGTGGGCTGGGGGGGCAACAACGGCACCACGGTGACAGCGGCCGTGCTGGCCAACAGGCTGGGGCTCTCCTGGATGACCAAGACGGGCCGCAAG ACAGCCAACTACTACGGCTCCCTGCTGCAAGCCTCCACCGTGTGCCTGGGCACCGGCCCCTCGGGTGATGTGTACGTGCCCTTCCGGGACCTGCTGCCCATGGTGCACCCCAACGACATCGTCTTCGACG gctgGGACATCTCCTCGCTGAACCTGGCCGAGGCCATGCGGCGGGCGGAGGTGCTGGAGTGGccgctgcaggagcagctctggccgCACATGGAGAAGATGAAGCCCCGTCCCTCCATCTACATCCCCGAGTTCATCGCCGCCAACCAGGAGGAGCGCGCGGACAACGTCCTGCGCGGCCCCATGGCCCAGCAG GTGGAGCAGATCCGCAGGGACATCCGAGACTTCAAGGAGAGCAGCGGCGTGGACAAAGTCATCGTCCTGTGGACGGCCAACACGGAGAGGTTCTGCGACATCGTGCCGGGGCTCAACGACACCGCCGACAACCTGCTGAGGGCCATCGAG cgAGGCCTGGAGGTGTCGCCGTCCACGCTGTTCGCCGTGGCCAGCATCCTGGAGGGCTGTGCCTACATCAACGGCTCCCCCCAGAACACCTTCGTGCCCGGCGCCGTGGAATTGGCCGCCCAGCGCCGCGTCTTCATCGGCGGCGACGACTTCAAGTCGGGGCAGACCAAGCTGAAGTCGGTGCTGGTGGATTTCCTGGTGGGCGCCGGCCTCAAG ACCAAGTCCATTGTGAGCTACAACCACCTGGGCAACAACGACGGGAAGAACCTGTCGGCGCCGCAGCAGTTCCGCTCCAAGGAGATCTCCAAGAGCAACGTGGTGGACGACACGGTCCAGGCCAACCCCGTCCTCTACGGCCCCCAGGACAAGCCTGACCACTGC GTGGTGATCAAGTACGTGCCCTACGTGGGGGACAGCAAGCGGGCGCTGGATGAGTACACGTCCGAGATCATGATGGGCGGCACCAACACCATCGTCATCCACAACACCTGCGAG GACTCGCTGCTGGCCAGCCCCATCATCCTGGACCTGGCCATCCTGACGGAGCTGTGCCAGCGCATCTCCTTCTGCACCGAGGCTGACCCCGAGTTCCAGGGCTTCCACAGCGTCCTGTCCATCCTCGCCTTCCTCTGCAAGGCCCCGCTGGTGCCCGAGGGCTCCCCCGTGGTCAACGCTCTGTTCCGCCAGCGCAGCTGCATCGAGAACATCCTGAG GgcctgcctggggctgccccccCAGAACCACatgctgctggagcacaagATGCAGCGGCCGAGCCCCCCCAAGCGCTCCTGTCCCGGGGGGGCCGCGTGTCCCCTGGTGCCCAAGAAGAGCCCCCCGGTGCCCACCCAGCTCAACGGGCACCCCCCGTGCGCCCCCCGGGCACCCCGCGTCCCCCTGCACATCGACGGCGCCGACTGA
- the SSBP4 gene encoding single-stranded DNA-binding protein 4: MYAKGKGSGVPSDGQAREKLALYVYEYLLHVGAQKSAQTFLSEIRWEKNITLGEPPGFLHSWWCVFWDLYCAAPDRRETCEHSSEAKAFHDYSAAAAPSPVMGNLPPGDGMAGGPVPPAFFQPFMSPRYPGGPRPPLRMPNQPPVGVPGSQPLLPNAMDPAARAQGHPGMGGPMQRMNPPRGMAGMGPQSYGSGMRPPPSSLAGPGMPTMNMGPGGRGPWPNPNANSIAYSSSSPGNYVGPPGGGGPPGTPILPSPGDSTNSSENMYTMMNPMGPAGSRPNFPMGPGAEGPLGGMSAMEPHHMNGSLGSGDMDGLPKSSPSNLGALSNPPGTPRDDAELSSNFLNPFQSDSYSPSMTMSV; this comes from the exons ATGTACGCCAAGGGCAAGGGCTCCGGCGTGCCCTCGGACGGCCAGGCCCGCGAGAA GCTGGCGCTCTACGTCTACGAGTACCTGCTGCACGTGGGGGCCCAGAAATCTGCCCAGACCTTCTTGTCGGAG ATCCGATGGGAGAAGAACATCACGCTGGGGGAGCCCCCCGGCTTCCTGCACTCCTGGTGGTG CGTGTTCTGGGATCTGTACTGCGCCGCTCCCGACCGCCGCGAGACCTGCGAGCATTCCAGCGAGGCCAAAGCCTTCCATGACTAC agcgcggcggcggcgcccaGCCCGGTGATGGGGAACCTGCCCCCCGGGGATGGCATGGCCGGGGGTCCCGTGCCCCCCGCCTTCTTCCAG CCGTTCATGTCCCCCCGCTACCCCGgcggcccccggcccccgcTACGGATGCCCAACCAG CCCCCCGTGGGCGTTCCTGGCTCCCAGCCGCTGCTGCCCAACGCCATGGACCCGGCTGCGCGGGCTCAGG GGCATCCCGGCATGGGGGGCCCGATGCAGCGCATGAACCCCCCCCGAGGCATGGCGGGCATGGGGCCGCAG AGCTACGGCAGCGGGATGCGCCCCCCCCCCAGCTCGCTGGCCGGCCCTGGGATGCCCACCATGAACAT GGGTCCCGGTGGCCGCGGGCCCTGGCCCAACCCCAACGCCAACTCT ATTGCCTACTCCTCCTCATCCCCTGGGAATTACGTG gGCCCTCCTGGGGGTGGTGGCCCCCCTGGTACCcccatcctgcccagccccggAG ACTCCACCAACTCCAGCGAGAACATGTACACCATGATGAACCCCATGGGACCCGCGGGGAGCCGGCCCAAC TTCCCCATGGGCCCCGGAGCCGAGGGGCCGCTGGGCGGGATGAGCGCCATGGAGCCGCACCACATGAACGGGTCCTTAG GCTCCGGGGACATGGATGGGCTGCCAAAG agCTCCCCCAGTAATTTgggggccctgagcaacccccccgggacccctcgTGACGACGCCGAGCTGAGCAGCAATTTCCTAAATCCCTTCCAAAGCGACAGC TACTCGCCCAGCATGACAATGAGCGTGTGA
- the LRRC25 gene encoding leucine-rich repeat-containing protein 25, with protein sequence MGVPAARLLLLLLLLPVTPILLVSPCFPLMLDISPELDLSNRSSGCAELDWSPFQGHRRLLLRHNGIEALSASARLGPRLEELDLAENRLRELPRGFFSNATALRSLRLEGNPLAAVPPAAFQPSLRSLSVSCRCDVLGTVLEPCARGGIRCQCLTSRGHPFNVTEFHGRECGPGAGPVAALVAGLVAAVAALVAALVAAVWYRRRRAGAAVGGGGRGKQDRAGSLRQPRYISRDTASADVTDGPDYENVFVSPRTAPAAGLALAWQEPRYSPQVPLHEDYFLESAADPGDQPIYANTLGPTEDIYLTPDQ encoded by the exons ATGGGGGTCCCTGCGgcccggctgctgctgctgctgctgctgctccccgtGACCCCCATACTCCTCGTGTCCCCCTGTTTCCCTTTGATGCTGGACatttccccagagctggaccTGAGCAACCGGAGCAGCGGCTGTGCCGAGCTGGACTGGAGCCCGTTCCAGGGGCACcggcggctgctgctgcggcACAACGGCATCGAGGCCCTGAGCGCCTCGGCCCGCCTGGGGCCgcggctggaggagctggaccTGGCGGAGAACCGGCTGCGGGAGCTGCCCCGAGGCTTCTTCAGCAACGCCACGGCGCTGCGGAGCCTGAGGCTGGAGGGGAACCCCCTGGCCGCCGTGCCCCCCGCCGCCTTCCAGCCCTCGCTGCGCTCCCTGAGCGTGTCCTGCCGCTGCGACGTGCTGGGCACCGTCCTGGAGCCCTGTGCCCGCGGGGGCATCCgctgccagtgcctcacctcGCGCGGGCATCCCTTCAACGTCACGGAATTCCACGGCCGGGAGTGCGGGCCGGGCGCGGGCCCGGTGGCAGCGCTGGTGGCCGGGCTGGTGGCCGCGGTGGCCGCGCTGGTGGCAGCGCTGGTGGCCGCGGTTTGGTACCGGCGGAGGAGAGCGGGAGCCGCGGTGGGCGGCgggggaagggggaagcagGATCGCGCTGGAAGCCTCCGGCAGCCCCGCTACATCAGCCGGGACACCGCGAGCGCCGATGTCACCGACGGCCCCGACTACGAGAACGTCTTCGTGAGCCCCCGCACGGCCCCGGCTGCGGGATTGGCACTGGCGTGGCAGGAGCCGCGCTACAG CCCCCAGGTCCCGCTGCACGAGGATTATTTCCTGGAGAGCGCGGCCGATCCCGGGGACCAGCCCATCTACGCCAACACTCTGGGCCCCACCGAGGACATCTACCTCACCCCTGAccagtga